One region of Pseudomonadota bacterium genomic DNA includes:
- a CDS encoding PepSY-associated TM helix domain-containing protein, which yields MKATFRQSMAWLHTWSGLLVGWLLFAIFLTGTASYYRQEISLWMRPELRMVRIAPSEAADRAIDRLQEIGQGAWQWVIDLPTERNPTTEIVFRREPGSGPTFGRELLDPVTGKPIDVRSTYGGESLYYFHFDLLVPSIWGRLIVGFCAVTMLVAIISGIITHRRFFRDFFTFRPRKGQRSWLDAHNAMGVMALPYHILITYTGIVPLLFLYMPWGVDVAYSGDRSAFLQDSGVVTTDATDASGQAAPLAALAPMLAAASRLWDGGQAGRIVIDHPDDAASRVIVYRSGTETLSHRAEGVVFNGSDGELVDAQMARSTATRFALFFYGLHLGRFAEPVLRGLLFLSGLAGTGVVATGLILWSVARRRRTIAEGRAPGFGLRTVDKLNLAAILGLPAGIAALFWANRLLPLDMASRADREVECFFLAWLVVAVVLMLRPLNRAWIDGLWLNAALFGLLPALNAVTTNRHLADAIATGSWQRAGFDLTVLGFGVAFASTAWTLNRKVRPTAAANLPRPATRPSPEQVELVE from the coding sequence GTGAAGGCGACGTTCCGCCAATCCATGGCGTGGCTGCACACCTGGTCCGGTCTGCTGGTCGGCTGGCTGTTGTTCGCGATCTTCCTGACCGGCACCGCGAGCTATTACCGCCAGGAGATCAGTCTTTGGATGCGCCCCGAGTTGCGCATGGTCCGGATCGCGCCGTCCGAAGCCGCGGATCGGGCGATCGACAGGCTCCAGGAGATCGGTCAGGGCGCGTGGCAATGGGTCATCGACTTGCCGACAGAGAGAAACCCGACGACCGAGATCGTTTTTCGCCGCGAACCCGGCAGCGGTCCGACCTTCGGGCGCGAACTGCTGGATCCCGTGACCGGCAAACCCATCGACGTCCGCAGCACGTACGGCGGCGAGAGTCTCTACTACTTCCACTTCGATCTTTTGGTGCCGTCGATTTGGGGCCGCCTGATCGTCGGGTTCTGCGCGGTCACCATGCTGGTCGCGATCATCAGCGGTATCATCACCCATCGCCGGTTCTTCCGGGACTTCTTCACATTCCGCCCGCGCAAGGGTCAACGCTCCTGGCTCGACGCACACAACGCCATGGGCGTGATGGCCCTGCCCTATCATATCCTGATCACGTACACGGGCATCGTGCCCCTGCTCTTCCTCTACATGCCCTGGGGTGTCGACGTCGCGTACTCGGGGGACCGCAGCGCCTTTCTTCAGGATAGCGGCGTTGTGACGACAGACGCCACCGATGCGTCCGGACAAGCCGCACCACTTGCCGCCTTGGCGCCGATGCTGGCGGCCGCCAGCCGGCTGTGGGACGGCGGCCAGGCCGGCCGCATCGTTATCGATCATCCTGACGATGCCGCTTCACGCGTGATCGTGTATCGCAGCGGTACCGAGACCTTGAGCCATCGTGCCGAGGGCGTCGTGTTCAACGGTTCCGATGGTGAACTCGTCGACGCGCAGATGGCGCGGAGTACGGCGACCCGTTTTGCCTTGTTCTTTTATGGCCTGCATCTGGGCCGGTTTGCCGAGCCCGTCCTGCGTGGACTGTTGTTCCTTTCGGGCCTCGCCGGCACCGGCGTCGTCGCGACAGGGTTGATTCTGTGGTCCGTCGCGCGCCGCCGCCGCACGATCGCGGAAGGGCGAGCGCCAGGTTTTGGCCTCCGCACCGTCGACAAACTGAATCTGGCCGCCATTTTAGGCCTTCCCGCCGGCATCGCCGCCCTGTTCTGGGCCAACCGTTTGCTGCCTCTCGACATGGCCAGCCGAGCCGATCGTGAGGTCGAGTGTTTCTTTCTGGCGTGGCTGGTTGTCGCGGTCGTCTTGATGCTACGCCCACTGAACCGCGCCTGGATTGACGGGTTGTGGTTGAACGCCGCTCTCTTTGGTTTGCTGCCGGCGCTCAACGCCGTCACCACCAACCGCCATCTCGCGGACGCCATCGCGACCGGAAGCTGGCAGCGTGCCGGTTTTGACCTGACCGTCCTTGGTTTCGGAGTCGCGTTCGCCAGCACCGCGTGGACGCTGAACCGGAAGGTGCGCCCAACCGCTGCCGCCAACCTGCCACGGCCGGCCACGCGACCTTCACCCGAACAGGTGGAGTTGGTGGAATGA
- a CDS encoding TonB-dependent siderophore receptor produces the protein MSIRTGNAAWAIARRTAIVGIAIATTFLATETQAASAEIPEPTAQSAELDALQTFDIPAQPLTSALALFGQQSGLQVTADGALIRNANAPDVRGTMTSNQALRLLLSQTDLTYSIVDGTTVSIRQRGQSDDDVLMLDPITVEGQGQTAFGPVDGFVADRSSTGSKTDTPISEVPQSISVITEDQIDALGARTVGDALAYTAGVTTGTRGDSSGLGGDNIAIRGFGGDGTAGASDNEYWDGLRVQGTQFAVSSFDPFFYERLEVLRGPASVLYGQNQPGGIVNRISKLPPDEAQGEVMLRGGTFDTIELGVDLGGPLTDDADLTYRLVGILSDQNAQTQFTGRKREAFAPSFTWRATPDTTLTILTAYQHDDIDGGFVKYLPSVGTVFDSQFGKIPRDRFAGDPNYDKWIREFYALGYVFEHQFDDTWSFRQNARYTHNDLDFESVFISSLQADERTANRSAFGAVEHSDAYALDTQAQAVFDTGALSHTFLFGIDLQRNNSDTLRRFSAAPTLDLYDPVYYQTIPQPPVFQNLDFRTEQIGLYAQDQIKFENWIFTFGGRQDWAESKTTNNLTGGITSQDDNKFSGRGGVGYAFDNGLTPYVSYSESFVPEIGVDFSGNPFVPTTGQQYEAGIKYEPPGENLIATVSVFELTQQNVLTPDPNNPGFEVQAGEVRSQGVELEAVATLDSGWSFIASYTYLDQKVTESNGTDLGNRLTGIPEHTASFWGGYAFDGNSLDGLELGAGVRYIGSSVGDTANTFNVPAVTLFDASARYDLGQVDSQLTGMEVSLNASNVTDETYVASCLSADRCFYGIGRSILAGLTFEW, from the coding sequence GTGAGCATCAGAACCGGAAACGCTGCGTGGGCAATCGCACGGCGAACCGCAATCGTCGGCATTGCGATCGCGACGACATTCTTGGCGACCGAAACCCAGGCGGCGTCCGCCGAGATACCCGAGCCCACAGCACAATCGGCTGAGCTTGACGCGCTGCAGACGTTTGATATCCCCGCGCAACCACTGACCAGCGCGCTCGCCTTGTTCGGTCAGCAATCCGGCCTTCAGGTGACCGCAGACGGCGCCCTGATCCGAAACGCCAACGCGCCAGATGTCCGGGGCACCATGACATCCAACCAGGCGCTCAGGCTGTTGCTGTCACAAACCGACCTGACCTACAGCATCGTCGATGGCACGACGGTGAGTATCCGGCAACGCGGTCAAAGTGATGATGACGTTCTGATGCTTGATCCGATCACGGTCGAGGGACAGGGCCAGACCGCCTTCGGACCCGTCGACGGCTTCGTCGCCGATCGCAGCTCCACTGGCTCGAAGACGGACACTCCGATCAGCGAGGTGCCGCAATCGATCAGCGTCATCACCGAAGACCAAATCGACGCGCTCGGCGCCCGAACGGTCGGCGACGCGTTGGCCTACACCGCCGGCGTGACAACCGGTACGCGTGGCGATTCATCGGGGCTAGGCGGCGACAACATTGCCATTCGCGGCTTTGGCGGCGACGGCACTGCTGGCGCCTCCGATAACGAATACTGGGACGGTCTGCGTGTCCAGGGGACGCAGTTCGCAGTGAGCAGTTTCGATCCGTTCTTTTATGAGCGGCTTGAGGTGCTGCGCGGACCGGCATCCGTTCTCTATGGCCAGAACCAGCCTGGCGGCATCGTCAACCGCATCTCGAAACTACCGCCTGACGAAGCCCAGGGGGAGGTCATGCTTCGCGGCGGCACCTTCGACACGATTGAACTGGGTGTCGATCTCGGCGGTCCCTTGACGGATGACGCGGACCTAACCTACCGGCTCGTCGGCATTCTCTCCGACCAGAATGCACAAACCCAATTCACGGGCCGCAAACGTGAGGCGTTCGCGCCCAGTTTCACCTGGCGTGCAACACCCGATACGACGCTGACCATTCTGACCGCCTATCAGCATGACGATATCGACGGCGGCTTCGTGAAGTATCTACCGTCCGTCGGCACTGTTTTTGATTCGCAGTTCGGCAAGATCCCGCGCGACCGCTTCGCCGGAGATCCCAACTACGATAAATGGATCCGCGAGTTCTATGCGCTCGGCTACGTTTTCGAGCACCAGTTCGACGACACCTGGTCGTTCCGGCAAAACGCCCGCTATACCCATAACGACCTGGACTTCGAGTCGGTCTTCATCAGCTCGCTTCAGGCCGATGAGCGGACCGCCAACCGAAGCGCGTTCGGTGCCGTCGAACACTCTGACGCCTACGCCCTGGACACGCAGGCACAGGCGGTCTTTGACACCGGTGCGCTTTCCCACACGTTTCTCTTTGGCATCGACCTGCAGCGCAACAATAGCGATACGCTGCGCCGGTTCAGCGCGGCGCCGACGCTGGACCTCTATGATCCCGTCTACTATCAGACCATCCCTCAACCGCCGGTCTTTCAGAATCTCGACTTTCGTACCGAGCAGATCGGTCTCTACGCCCAGGACCAGATCAAGTTCGAGAACTGGATTTTCACATTCGGTGGGCGGCAGGACTGGGCCGAGAGCAAGACCACCAACAACCTGACCGGCGGCATCACCTCGCAAGATGACAACAAGTTCTCCGGTCGGGGCGGCGTGGGCTACGCCTTCGACAACGGTCTCACACCCTATGTCAGCTACTCCGAATCCTTCGTGCCTGAGATCGGTGTGGACTTCTCCGGCAACCCCTTCGTACCGACCACCGGCCAGCAGTATGAAGCCGGCATCAAGTATGAGCCACCGGGCGAGAACCTGATTGCGACTGTGTCGGTTTTCGAGCTGACTCAGCAAAACGTCTTGACGCCCGACCCGAACAACCCGGGCTTCGAAGTTCAAGCCGGTGAAGTACGGTCGCAGGGTGTCGAGTTGGAAGCCGTTGCGACCTTGGACAGCGGGTGGAGCTTCATCGCTTCCTACACCTACCTCGACCAGAAAGTTACGGAGAGCAACGGCACCGACCTCGGCAATCGGCTGACCGGCATTCCCGAGCATACGGCCTCGTTCTGGGGCGGCTATGCGTTTGACGGCAACAGCCTGGACGGGTTGGAGCTTGGCGCCGGTGTCCGCTATATCGGCAGCTCTGTCGGCGATACCGCCAACACGTTTAACGTACCGGCGGTCACATTGTTCGACGCTTCCGCGCGCTATGACCTCGGGCAAGTCGACAGCCAGCTGACCGGCATGGAGGTTTCGCTCAACGCCTCCAATGTCACCGACGAGACCTATGTCGCATCTTGTCTAAGTGCCGACCGTTGCTTTTATGGTATCGGGCGCTCAATCCTTGCCGGTTTGACATTCGAGTGGTGA
- a CDS encoding MotA/TolQ/ExbB proton channel family protein produces MDETEVNAESLTTAPADGMATAASEAAGTAGNPVLAGIQELVQAGGPVVVILLVMSVVALGIIFAKLWQFHRARLGDRKLALGALALYQAGRPDEALARLSGARNPVAQTLARAIRGQQRGIDETRVREEVVRYGGDVLEALRGLFRPLEVIASLAPLLGLFGTVLGMIDAFQNLAAAGNQVDPAVLSGGIWEALLTTAAGLAVAIPVVMILNWLERRVDRVAFDLDSIVTRVFTEDLSEVSEARTHGEQSGPERIGSAAFAAGD; encoded by the coding sequence ATGGATGAAACGGAAGTCAACGCAGAGTCCCTGACCACTGCCCCGGCGGACGGCATGGCGACGGCTGCCAGTGAAGCAGCCGGTACTGCCGGCAACCCGGTTCTGGCCGGTATCCAGGAGCTGGTGCAGGCAGGCGGGCCGGTTGTCGTCATCCTGCTCGTCATGTCCGTGGTCGCGCTTGGCATCATCTTCGCCAAGCTCTGGCAGTTCCACCGCGCGCGCCTGGGCGATCGCAAACTGGCGCTTGGCGCTCTCGCGCTTTATCAGGCGGGCCGGCCCGACGAGGCGCTGGCGCGTCTGAGTGGCGCGCGCAACCCCGTAGCCCAGACTCTGGCGCGCGCCATCCGCGGCCAACAACGCGGCATCGACGAAACCAGAGTGCGCGAAGAAGTCGTGCGTTATGGCGGCGATGTCTTGGAGGCGCTACGCGGTCTGTTCCGGCCGCTCGAGGTCATCGCTTCGCTCGCGCCGCTGCTCGGTCTTTTCGGGACGGTTCTGGGCATGATCGATGCATTCCAGAACCTCGCCGCAGCCGGCAATCAGGTCGATCCGGCGGTCCTTTCGGGCGGCATCTGGGAAGCGCTGTTGACGACGGCCGCCGGACTGGCCGTGGCGATCCCCGTCGTCATGATCCTTAACTGGCTTGAACGCCGCGTCGATCGCGTCGCCTTCGATCTCGACAGCATTGTCACCCGCGTCTTCACGGAGGACCTGTCGGAAGTCTCCGAGGCGCGGACACATGGAGAGCAAAGTGGGCCCGAACGTATCGGGTCGGCTGCCTTCGCAGCTGGCGACTAG
- a CDS encoding biopolymer transporter ExbD, whose amino-acid sequence MRFQRSQSKAMGDERILPLINIVFLLLIFFMIAGQLTVTDPFDIEPVYSASNGSDVRREALVVVDASGQVALDGEIVTEAVLVAVISERTEFAGADFIVRLKADGRAEATSIVAVMELLRDAGVEKLKLLTVPEPL is encoded by the coding sequence ATGCGGTTTCAGCGCAGTCAATCGAAAGCCATGGGCGATGAGCGCATTCTGCCGCTCATCAACATCGTTTTTCTGCTCCTGATCTTCTTCATGATCGCCGGACAACTGACCGTGACGGATCCGTTCGACATCGAACCCGTCTACTCGGCGAGCAACGGATCCGACGTCAGGCGCGAGGCATTGGTCGTGGTGGACGCCAGCGGTCAGGTGGCACTCGACGGCGAGATCGTGACCGAGGCCGTCCTCGTCGCGGTGATCAGCGAGCGAACTGAGTTTGCCGGTGCCGACTTCATCGTGCGGCTCAAGGCGGACGGGCGGGCGGAGGCGACATCGATCGTCGCGGTCATGGAGCTTTTGCGCGACGCCGGTGTCGAGAAACTGAAACTGCTGACCGTGCCGGAACCGCTTTGA
- a CDS encoding TonB family protein, with amino-acid sequence MHVTVRQLLIAVMLAVLVHAGVAAAMFWEPEPPGAVASGIGGIDVSLGPTGGAPGSVATPAPPLEAQEAVVEEAEVVEVVETTAETLPVDETVEITEPVEPNAIVAVDAAADVAEPVDEAAVIATDAIVEAADLTATVKPDEVAEAVPVPPIPLEAPTTVASLAEATPAPQVSAPVPAEVESDAEPTISEDAPSVAGSAGQAGSQDSPDAGHADDVSGGGYEGSAADYMAYLLAWLEKHKTYPREAQSRNQEGTVLLYLEMGRAGEVHAFRIHDSSGHQRLDDEVLALIRRAEPLPPPPPEVEGDRIKLLVPVEFFLK; translated from the coding sequence ATGCATGTCACCGTGCGTCAACTCCTGATCGCCGTCATGTTGGCGGTCCTGGTTCATGCAGGAGTCGCCGCCGCCATGTTCTGGGAACCCGAGCCACCCGGTGCCGTGGCGTCTGGCATCGGCGGCATCGATGTCTCGCTCGGCCCGACCGGCGGCGCGCCCGGAAGCGTCGCCACACCCGCGCCGCCTCTCGAGGCGCAGGAGGCCGTCGTCGAGGAAGCCGAGGTCGTTGAGGTCGTGGAGACGACCGCGGAGACGCTGCCTGTCGATGAGACAGTCGAGATTACCGAACCCGTCGAGCCCAACGCCATCGTGGCGGTCGACGCCGCGGCGGACGTCGCGGAACCCGTTGACGAAGCTGCGGTCATCGCGACCGACGCGATCGTGGAAGCGGCCGATCTGACAGCGACCGTCAAACCTGATGAGGTCGCCGAGGCCGTGCCGGTTCCGCCGATCCCGCTCGAGGCGCCGACCACCGTGGCATCCTTGGCTGAGGCAACGCCGGCACCGCAAGTCAGCGCGCCTGTGCCGGCCGAGGTCGAAAGCGACGCCGAACCAACGATCTCTGAGGACGCGCCATCGGTTGCCGGCTCGGCCGGCCAAGCGGGATCGCAGGACAGCCCCGACGCCGGCCACGCAGACGACGTCTCGGGCGGCGGCTACGAAGGCAGCGCCGCCGACTACATGGCCTATCTCCTGGCCTGGCTGGAGAAGCACAAGACCTATCCGCGCGAGGCGCAAAGCCGCAACCAGGAAGGTACGGTACTGCTCTATCTCGAGATGGGTCGAGCGGGAGAGGTACACGCCTTCCGGATTCACGATAGCTCCGGCCATCAGCGCCTGGACGACGAGGTTCTCGCCCTCATCCGTCGCGCCGAACCGCTTCCACCGCCGCCGCCTGAGGTCGAAGGCGACCGCATCAAACTGCTCGTTCCCGTCGAATTCTTTCTCAAGTGA
- a CDS encoding sigma-70 family RNA polymerase sigma factor: MSKAGEKELVVLRQKTTPLDLFVTHRNALVDYANGIIGNRAHAEDLVQEAWLRFDAAANRRLLEEPVGYLYRIVRNLALDGRRTMTRENRVMTGDDFDSVAGRTAAGEPTPEMVALHKDDYRIVMEAIAELPERTRIALEMHRFGGCKLREIAAFLGISVSLAHILVADGVEHCKRRLGQAS; the protein is encoded by the coding sequence ATGTCAAAGGCAGGCGAAAAGGAACTCGTGGTCTTGCGCCAAAAGACAACGCCTCTCGACCTCTTCGTTACGCATCGCAATGCTCTCGTCGACTACGCGAACGGCATCATTGGCAACCGTGCGCACGCGGAGGATCTGGTGCAAGAGGCCTGGTTACGATTTGACGCAGCGGCAAACCGCCGACTTCTGGAGGAGCCGGTCGGGTACCTCTACCGGATCGTGCGCAACCTTGCGCTCGATGGTCGGCGCACCATGACGCGCGAGAACCGTGTCATGACCGGCGATGACTTCGACAGCGTCGCCGGCAGAACCGCAGCTGGCGAACCGACACCGGAGATGGTCGCGCTGCACAAGGACGACTACCGCATCGTCATGGAGGCCATCGCCGAACTGCCGGAACGCACCCGGATAGCACTTGAGATGCATCGTTTCGGCGGCTGCAAACTGCGCGAAATCGCTGCGTTCCTCGGCATTTCGGTCTCGCTTGCCCACATCCTTGTTGCCGATGGGGTCGAGCACTGTAAACGGCGACTTGGTCAGGCGTCATGA
- a CDS encoding biopolymer transporter ExbD, which translates to MATRHTLKTGRRRALISLTPLIDVVFILLVFFMLASSLLEWRAIDLNAPGRAGANTSMEGALLVEIRTDGLRLSGQTVTLDDLKQAVGKRLTDNPQQRVLIKPAAGVALQDAVSLLDHLAEIGARDLSFIRDSER; encoded by the coding sequence CTGGCGACTAGGCACACCCTGAAAACCGGCAGGCGCCGCGCGCTGATCAGTCTGACGCCGCTGATCGACGTCGTGTTCATTCTGCTTGTCTTCTTCATGCTCGCGTCGTCTCTGCTTGAGTGGCGCGCAATCGACCTCAACGCGCCTGGGCGCGCGGGCGCGAACACGTCGATGGAAGGCGCTCTGCTTGTTGAGATTCGAACCGACGGTCTGCGTCTATCGGGCCAGACCGTGACGTTGGACGACCTGAAGCAAGCAGTCGGCAAACGGCTCACCGACAATCCGCAGCAACGCGTCCTGATCAAACCGGCCGCCGGCGTCGCACTACAGGATGCGGTGTCGTTGCTTGACCATCTCGCCGAGATCGGCGCGAGGGATCTGTCGTTCATCCGAGACAGCGAACGTTAG
- a CDS encoding DUF3649 domain-containing protein: protein MPASRAEAVQTGMLVSAPIWVAVWIWAFAVRAAWRAWLGIGSACLVAAALLSLVWFGERL from the coding sequence ATGCCAGCGTCACGTGCAGAGGCGGTTCAGACGGGCATGCTTGTCAGCGCGCCAATCTGGGTTGCCGTCTGGATCTGGGCCTTCGCCGTTAGGGCCGCATGGCGCGCATGGTTGGGGATTGGGTCCGCTTGTTTGGTGGCGGCCGCCCTGTTGTCGCTCGTTTGGTTTGGAGAACGGCTGTGA
- a CDS encoding FecR domain-containing protein, translated as MTAETMSAEERASKEATDWLILLQEEPDDPSLLSRFERWLGDSPVNAAAWATTQKTVRAIGVAQPQTSDAWASFVAESRAADVLQQQPQTDAAVANTARSPGQRRDVAVRRDQPTRRRKLGLRVATLAIAACIAILAVPSIVLRLEADHITGSSEVTTIALADGSAVTMAPDSAITVTYDDTGRDVRLLAGEAFFDVVSDADRPFRVTTRDVQATVLGTQFNVRSDNDEAEIAVAYGVVRVDNDRVTPPVSETLAAGQRVRVTWNGNVIRSDIPAVQIAAWRQNQLVAQDQPMGEVVDRLRPFFDGTIIVTDGAFAELPVTGVYNLADPVDALRGLAHTHGASVHQITPWILVVSAP; from the coding sequence ATGACCGCTGAGACGATGTCAGCCGAGGAGCGAGCCTCGAAGGAGGCCACGGACTGGCTCATATTGCTACAGGAGGAACCGGACGACCCCTCGCTGTTGAGCCGCTTTGAACGTTGGCTGGGCGATAGTCCGGTCAACGCAGCGGCATGGGCGACGACACAGAAGACGGTACGCGCGATCGGCGTGGCCCAACCTCAGACGTCGGATGCGTGGGCATCGTTCGTTGCCGAAAGCCGCGCTGCAGACGTGCTGCAGCAGCAACCACAAACAGACGCCGCGGTCGCGAACACTGCGAGATCTCCTGGCCAACGCCGGGACGTTGCGGTGCGCAGAGATCAGCCGACGAGGCGACGGAAGCTAGGCCTCAGAGTAGCGACATTGGCGATTGCGGCGTGCATCGCCATCCTTGCCGTTCCGTCGATCGTCCTGCGTCTAGAGGCCGACCACATCACCGGTAGCTCGGAAGTGACCACGATAGCATTGGCAGATGGCAGTGCGGTCACCATGGCGCCCGACAGCGCGATTACCGTCACCTATGACGACACGGGCCGCGATGTTCGCTTGCTCGCCGGCGAGGCCTTCTTTGATGTCGTGTCTGATGCGGACAGGCCGTTCCGTGTCACCACACGCGACGTCCAAGCGACCGTGCTGGGCACACAGTTCAATGTGCGGAGCGACAACGACGAAGCTGAGATCGCGGTCGCATACGGCGTTGTCCGCGTCGACAACGACCGTGTCACGCCGCCGGTATCCGAAACGCTCGCGGCAGGCCAACGTGTTCGCGTTACGTGGAACGGCAATGTCATCCGAAGCGACATACCGGCGGTCCAAATAGCGGCGTGGCGTCAAAACCAACTGGTCGCGCAGGATCAGCCCATGGGGGAGGTTGTCGATCGGCTCCGGCCGTTCTTCGACGGCACGATCATCGTCACCGACGGCGCGTTCGCCGAACTCCCCGTTACCGGCGTCTACAACCTCGCCGACCCGGTCGACGCCTTGCGCGGCCTTGCTCACACCCATGGCGCAAGCGTCCACCAGATCACACCCTGGATCCTCGTCGTGTCAGCACCGTGA
- a CDS encoding DUF3325 domain-containing protein, with amino-acid sequence MTLLALSCAYAGFACLALAMDRHHRQLWQRPVGQGRRAMLRLAGATLLTTSLVACSAAAGWSTGLVLWFCVLTASGLAFVVLLPLAPRLALAGTLAVIPSGIAAALMTMPRP; translated from the coding sequence ATGACCCTGCTTGCCCTTTCGTGCGCCTATGCCGGTTTCGCCTGCCTGGCCCTGGCGATGGATCGACATCACCGGCAGCTCTGGCAGCGTCCGGTCGGGCAGGGTCGGCGCGCGATGCTGCGTCTGGCCGGCGCGACCCTTCTGACCACCTCTCTCGTTGCCTGTAGCGCGGCGGCCGGTTGGTCGACGGGCTTGGTGCTTTGGTTCTGTGTGCTGACCGCGAGCGGTTTGGCCTTTGTCGTTCTTCTGCCGCTCGCGCCGCGCTTGGCCCTAGCAGGAACGCTCGCCGTCATTCCAAGCGGCATTGCGGCCGCCCTGATGACGATGCCAAGACCATGA
- a CDS encoding hemin uptake protein HemP yields the protein MQDRSGSSRLPDGEVGDVDATNTGGVRRIASTVLFDGANELIIEHDSDSYRLRCTAKGKLILTK from the coding sequence ATGCAGGACCGTAGCGGTTCGTCGCGGTTGCCTGACGGTGAGGTTGGCGATGTCGATGCCACCAACACCGGCGGCGTTCGCCGCATCGCGAGCACTGTCCTGTTCGATGGCGCCAACGAACTCATTATTGAGCACGATAGCGACAGCTATCGGCTGCGTTGTACGGCTAAGGGTAAACTGATCCTGACGAAGTAG
- a CDS encoding Tat pathway signal sequence domain protein produces MLRLLVLSAAFALFGVSANAGDPIVTVELNKLEPNGDACRAYLMLHNGAGAAFDSLKLDLVLLDNDGIVANRLAVETAPLKAGKTSLKVFDFADQQCGEVGRVLLNDVLACHDNNGPRQDCLDVVAPTSLGSVAFIK; encoded by the coding sequence ATGTTACGATTGCTCGTCTTAAGCGCTGCATTCGCGTTGTTCGGTGTTTCGGCCAATGCTGGCGATCCGATCGTCACGGTCGAGCTTAACAAGCTTGAACCGAACGGTGATGCCTGTCGGGCGTATCTGATGCTTCACAACGGCGCCGGTGCGGCGTTCGATAGTTTGAAGCTGGACCTCGTGCTGCTCGACAACGACGGCATCGTCGCCAACCGGCTGGCGGTCGAGACGGCGCCGCTGAAGGCTGGGAAGACGAGCCTGAAGGTCTTCGACTTCGCCGATCAGCAGTGTGGCGAGGTTGGCCGCGTCCTGCTGAACGACGTCCTCGCGTGCCATGACAACAACGGGCCGCGCCAAGACTGCCTGGACGTCGTCGCGCCGACATCGCTCGGCTCCGTCGCCTTCATTAAGTAA